One Helianthus annuus cultivar XRQ/B chromosome 7, HanXRQr2.0-SUNRISE, whole genome shotgun sequence genomic region harbors:
- the LOC110866367 gene encoding uncharacterized protein LOC110866367, with protein MADASNVNDNDDVARQEAFENKVTEVAEGVMQANLPRLTQEVESRVLGVVDAMMTSKIEELKELIEGSKSKGKERRCTYKDFMACNPATYDGKIDPIACQRWISNIEAVFIRSRCDNEDKVMFATGQLTFQAKDWWDAHSKEIGEERLQTMTWQEFKDPFMKYHCPQSAVDKIQEDFLRLRQKNETINEISNTFLDKMKFCGEFVQTERMKINRFYGVLKAEFREFITPSKCETLDELINLARDREIEIKRQEERGEKRPNEKGGNSTPTKKGKYQEQGRKDKSKSGITPCKTCGKLHTGECLLGKKGCYKCGKEGHSSYQCPNSPKTCFNCFEKGHIKSECPKLQQESKKEDKKQEGSKAKGRMFQITSEEAKSHPNVISGVKEEGSSAKKTEGSQDRGKSST; from the exons ATGGCTGATGCAAGCAACGTTAATGATAATGACGATGTGGCTAGACAAGAAGCGTTCGAGAACAAAGTTACGGAAGTAGCGGAAGGGGTTATGCAAGCAAATCTTCCACGGTTGACTCAAGAGGTAGAAAGCCGAGTTCTGGGGGTTGTGGATGCTATGATGACCAGTAAGATCGAAGAATTGAAAGAGCTAATTGAGGGGTCTAAAAGTAAAGGTAAGGAACGACGATGCACGTATAAAGACTTTATGGCGTGCAATCCGGCAACGTATGATGGTAAAATTGACCCGATCGCATGCCAAAGATGGATTTCAAATATAGAAGCAGTGTTCATTCGAAGTCGTTGTGATAACGAAGATAAGGTGATGTTCGCCACCGGCCAACTCACTTTTCAggcaaaagattggtgggatgcaCACAGTAAAGAGATAGGTGAAGAAAGGCTCCAAACGATGACCTGGCAAGAGTTTAAGGATCCTTTCATGAAATATCACTGCCCCCAGTCCGCCGTTGATAAGATTCAAGAGGATTTCTTACGCCTCCGACAGAAGAACGAGACGATAAATGAGATATCAAACACCTtcttggataagatgaagttttgtggAGAGTTTGTGCAAACTGAAAGGATGAAGATTAACCGCTTTTATGGCGTGTTAAAGGCAGAATTTAGGGAGTTCATCACTCCCTCGAAGTGTGAGACTCTTGATGAGCTCATCAACCTAGCGCGAGATAGAGAAATCGAGATCAAGAGGCAAGAAGAGCGTGGAGAAAAGAGACCCAATGAAAAAGGTGGAAATTCGACCCCGACCAAAAAGGGGAAGTATCAAGAGCAAGGAAGAAAGGATAAGTCGAAGAGTGGAATCACGCCGTGCAAGACTTGTGGGAAACTTCATACGGGGGAATGTTTGTTAGGCAAGAAAGGATGTTACAAATGCGGTAAGGAAGGACACTCATCTTATCAATGTCCGAATAGCCCAAAAACTTGCTTTAACTGTttcgaaaaagggcacatcaaatCTGAGTGCCCGAAACTCCAGCAAGAGTCGAAGAAGGAAGATAAGAAACAAGAAGGTTCTAAGGCCAAGGGTAGAATGTTCCAAATTACATCCGAAGAGGCCAAGTCTCACCCGAATGTGATTTCAG gcgtgaaggaagaaggcTCAAGTGCTAAGAAAACGGAAGGttcacaagatcgag gtaaatcctcgacTTAG